In the Streptomyces fradiae ATCC 10745 = DSM 40063 genome, one interval contains:
- a CDS encoding phage portal protein, translating to MSFVVSSGELAVTGAGVSTGYAPPLIRAAPWEYAEIWRRQPQVRTVIGFLARNVAQLGIHTFRRLSDTDRERLHDHEMARLLAEPMPGLTQYRFVERIVSDIALYDTWYGIKLRLNGRLRILPVPPTLIRPYGGNWIAPEVFETASGQQLTPDQVVHIHGYSPHDLVAGDSPIESLRELLLEADEAAKHRAKMWKGGARMTGVITRPADAPDWSPEEKRRFREMWRAFADGGGSEGGTPILEDGMEYETVGFNPEQAQYIESRKLTREECAAAYFIPPPLIGILDHATYSNIKEQHAHLYQDTLGPWLAMLEQEFVAQVLPDLEDPDDVYVEFNIAAKMRGSFEEQAAAASTAAGGPWMTRNEIRARNNLPRVEGGDELIVPLNVTAGGLASPRDTAPKARLPRRAVKSARPEGLGTEAGAREEFADALVRWTERQTEALQRAAGAKADGVPALLELWAEGHEDRLAQLTALLAEYGFRLAQLGAWAVLDVWNPEAEGWSADVMFAWILAAAASHAEQHEEAGRLAVAAVQTEGGDWRAGLVSAGADWATSAAARAETAATETRSFGSHDAAGASGLTVKVWRTGGKNPRPSHRAMDGERVAIDDVFSNGLRWPGDGSGRVKELVNCNCTLDYAKEG from the coding sequence ATGTCGTTCGTCGTGTCCTCCGGTGAGCTCGCCGTCACGGGCGCCGGCGTCAGCACCGGGTATGCGCCGCCGCTGATCCGGGCGGCGCCGTGGGAGTACGCGGAGATCTGGCGGCGTCAGCCGCAGGTGCGGACGGTGATCGGGTTCCTCGCCCGGAACGTCGCCCAGCTCGGCATCCACACGTTCCGCAGGCTGTCCGACACCGACCGGGAGCGGCTGCACGACCATGAGATGGCGCGGCTGCTGGCGGAGCCGATGCCGGGGCTGACGCAGTACCGGTTCGTCGAGCGGATCGTGTCGGACATCGCCCTGTACGACACGTGGTACGGGATCAAGCTGCGGTTGAACGGGCGGCTGCGGATCCTGCCGGTGCCGCCGACGCTGATCCGCCCGTACGGCGGGAACTGGATCGCTCCGGAGGTGTTCGAGACGGCGAGCGGCCAGCAGCTCACTCCTGATCAGGTCGTGCACATCCACGGCTACTCGCCGCACGACCTGGTCGCCGGTGACTCGCCGATCGAGTCGCTGCGCGAGCTGCTCCTCGAAGCGGACGAGGCGGCCAAGCACCGGGCGAAGATGTGGAAGGGCGGCGCCCGCATGACCGGGGTCATCACCCGGCCGGCGGACGCGCCCGACTGGAGCCCGGAGGAGAAGCGCCGGTTCCGGGAGATGTGGCGGGCGTTCGCTGACGGTGGCGGGTCGGAGGGCGGCACGCCGATCCTCGAGGACGGCATGGAGTACGAGACGGTCGGCTTCAACCCGGAGCAGGCCCAGTACATCGAGAGCCGGAAGCTGACGCGGGAGGAGTGCGCCGCGGCCTACTTCATCCCGCCGCCGCTGATCGGGATCCTCGACCACGCCACGTACTCCAACATCAAGGAGCAGCACGCCCACCTGTACCAGGACACGCTGGGGCCGTGGCTGGCGATGCTGGAGCAGGAGTTCGTCGCGCAGGTCCTGCCGGACCTGGAGGACCCCGACGACGTGTACGTGGAGTTCAACATCGCGGCGAAGATGCGCGGGAGCTTCGAGGAGCAGGCGGCTGCGGCGTCCACTGCGGCGGGCGGGCCGTGGATGACGCGCAACGAGATCCGCGCGCGGAACAACCTGCCCCGGGTGGAGGGCGGCGACGAGTTGATCGTGCCGCTGAACGTGACCGCCGGCGGTCTGGCGTCGCCGCGGGACACGGCGCCGAAGGCCCGGCTGCCGCGCCGTGCCGTCAAGAGCGCCCGGCCGGAAGGGCTGGGCACGGAAGCCGGGGCGCGCGAGGAGTTCGCGGATGCGCTGGTGCGCTGGACCGAGCGGCAGACCGAGGCCCTGCAGCGGGCCGCGGGCGCGAAAGCGGACGGGGTGCCGGCACTGCTGGAGCTGTGGGCGGAGGGGCACGAGGACCGTCTCGCGCAGCTCACCGCGCTGCTGGCGGAGTACGGGTTCCGGCTGGCGCAGCTCGGGGCGTGGGCGGTGCTGGATGTGTGGAATCCAGAGGCTGAGGGCTGGTCGGCGGACGTGATGTTCGCGTGGATCCTCGCGGCGGCCGCGTCGCACGCCGAGCAGCACGAGGAGGCCGGGCGGCTGGCGGTCGCGGCCGTGCAGACGGAGGGCGGCGACTGGCGGGCGGGCCTGGTATCGGCGGGCGCCGACTGGGCGACGTCGGCGGCGGCTCGGGCGGAGACCGCGGCGACGGAGACCCGGTCGTTCGGCAGTCACGACGCGGCCGGGGCGTCCGGGCTGACGGTGAAGGTGTGGCGGACCGGGGGGAAGAACCCGCGGCCGTCGCATCGGGCGATGGACGGGGAGCGGGTCGCGATCGACGACGTGTTCTCCAACGGGCTGCGCTGGCCGGGCGACGGGTCGGGCCGGGTCAAGGAGCTCGTGAACTGCAACTGCACTCTCGACTATGCGAAGGAGGGCTGA
- a CDS encoding phage terminase small subunit P27 family, producing MASPKPRPAGLKLIEGRGPGRDSGGRKVTEPPAFKRLPPEAPEWLPEEARAEWDRVVPELARLDLLKPVDRSALTAYCLTWDRLVQAQREMDADGSVLSENSQGRVRHPAVAVIESASKELRAWAAEFGLTPSAEGKVARQGDDDGDEANPFAGSG from the coding sequence ATGGCGTCTCCGAAGCCCCGCCCTGCTGGTCTCAAGCTCATCGAGGGCCGGGGCCCCGGCCGGGACTCGGGCGGCCGGAAGGTGACCGAGCCGCCCGCGTTCAAGCGGCTGCCGCCGGAGGCGCCGGAGTGGCTGCCCGAGGAAGCGCGCGCCGAGTGGGATCGGGTGGTCCCCGAACTGGCACGGCTGGACCTGCTCAAGCCGGTCGACCGGTCGGCGCTCACGGCGTACTGCCTGACGTGGGACCGGCTGGTGCAGGCGCAGCGCGAGATGGACGCGGACGGTTCGGTGCTGTCGGAGAACTCGCAGGGCCGGGTTCGGCATCCGGCGGTGGCGGTGATCGAGTCGGCGTCCAAGGAGCTGCGGGCGTGGGCCGCCGAGTTCGGGCTGACCCCGAGCGCGGAGGGCAAGGTCGCCCGGCAGGGAGACGACGATGGGGACGAAGCGAACCCGTTCGCGGGCTCCGGCTGA
- a CDS encoding HK97 family phage prohead protease, translating into MRTKDFTARVKAAGVADGLAEGQFLALVSVFGNEDSMGDVVRPGAFTETLAEWSAKGDPIPVIWSHNWGDPFAHIGTVVRATETLEGLEVLGQIDDLGVNPTADQVYRLLKGRRVTQFSFAYDEIESAWVKDDENRWGGYWELRKLRLHEVGPCLVGANQETELLAAKAAGLVRGAKAGRVLSQANYDTLKSAHDAIGEVLASATPEKHTTPDQTGRPGPAADGTTPSAEPQSSPAKGLPDDDELRALVARLVAAELTKSEPAANRTTDSSTDETTPDLREAPSPEDAAKAAAASRLRTEVELFLLDDALTEMR; encoded by the coding sequence GTGCGCACGAAGGATTTCACCGCTCGGGTGAAGGCCGCGGGCGTCGCCGACGGGCTGGCCGAGGGACAGTTCCTCGCGCTCGTCTCGGTGTTCGGCAACGAGGACTCGATGGGGGACGTCGTCCGGCCGGGCGCGTTCACCGAGACCCTCGCCGAGTGGTCGGCGAAGGGCGACCCGATCCCGGTGATCTGGTCGCACAACTGGGGTGATCCGTTCGCCCACATCGGGACCGTCGTTCGGGCGACGGAGACGCTGGAGGGCCTGGAGGTCCTCGGGCAGATCGATGACCTCGGCGTCAACCCGACCGCCGATCAGGTGTACCGGCTGCTGAAGGGGCGCAGGGTCACGCAGTTCTCCTTCGCGTACGACGAGATCGAATCGGCGTGGGTGAAGGACGACGAGAACCGGTGGGGCGGGTACTGGGAGCTGCGCAAGCTGAGGCTGCACGAGGTCGGGCCGTGCCTCGTCGGCGCGAACCAGGAGACCGAGCTCCTCGCCGCGAAGGCTGCCGGGCTCGTGCGCGGCGCGAAGGCCGGCCGGGTCCTGTCCCAGGCCAACTACGACACCCTGAAGTCGGCGCACGACGCGATCGGCGAGGTCCTCGCGTCCGCGACCCCCGAGAAGCACACGACTCCGGACCAGACCGGCCGGCCGGGACCGGCGGCCGACGGCACCACGCCGTCCGCCGAGCCTCAGTCCTCGCCCGCCAAGGGACTACCGGACGACGACGAGCTGCGGGCCCTGGTCGCCCGGCTCGTGGCCGCCGAGCTCACCAAGAGCGAGCCGGCCGCCAACCGCACCACCGACAGCAGCACTGACGAGACCACGCCGGACCTCCGCGAAGCGCCCTCCCCCGAGGACGCCGCCAAGGCCGCCGCCGCCTCACGTCTGCGAACCGAGGTCGAGCTGTTCCTGCTCGACGACGCGCTCACGGAGATGAGGTAG
- a CDS encoding terminase large subunit: protein MGTKRTRSRAPADATVAPAAHLDEELLAGLKLSPEVAWYLAERGIPLPDCPPKTMTPSPGEAPGAVFDPDRVDRVLRAFHLLRHTQGKWAGKPLDPDPWQVAYILAPVFGWVRWDDEAGGYVRIVRKLYVDVPRRNGKTTLSGGIAVYLMAADGEPGAQVYAAATSEKQARFTFDPIRQIAERAPALKGNVRAFTKKITHPASGSYFTVVSSVAEAMHGANVHGGIIDELHVHRSPDLVETIETGTGSRRQPLVATITTADDGKQESIYDRKRQYVEQLARRVLTDPDTYGVIWGADESDDPFAEATWRKANPGYGVSPSAAYLRGAAAEARQSPADLAKFLRLHLGLRTKQSTRYLRMEDWDANAGLVDEAALAGREAWGGLDLASTSDLCALCWLFSDDETGTVDALWRFWTPEANLKSLDKRTAGAASRWVREGYLVATPGNVADYDFIREQIRRDRDAFRVRSIGYDPWNASQLTNDLVSERAPMVKVRQGFLTMSPAMKAIQRLVLQGTPESPALRHGGHPVVRWCVDNLAVAMDPAGNVKPDKASSGDKIDGVSALATAMSEVLARPPRRKSKYTDDEEIMVV from the coding sequence ATGGGGACGAAGCGAACCCGTTCGCGGGCTCCGGCTGACGCCACGGTGGCGCCGGCGGCGCACCTCGACGAGGAGCTGCTGGCGGGGCTGAAGCTGTCTCCCGAGGTGGCGTGGTACCTGGCCGAGCGGGGAATCCCGCTGCCGGACTGCCCGCCGAAGACCATGACCCCCAGTCCGGGCGAGGCGCCGGGCGCGGTGTTCGACCCGGACCGTGTCGATCGGGTGCTGCGCGCGTTCCACCTGCTTCGGCACACGCAGGGCAAGTGGGCGGGGAAGCCTCTGGACCCGGACCCGTGGCAGGTGGCGTACATCTTGGCGCCGGTGTTTGGCTGGGTGCGGTGGGACGACGAGGCCGGCGGGTACGTGCGGATCGTCCGGAAGCTGTACGTGGACGTGCCCCGACGCAACGGGAAGACCACGCTCAGCGGCGGTATCGCCGTGTACCTGATGGCGGCGGATGGCGAACCGGGCGCCCAGGTGTACGCCGCGGCCACCAGCGAGAAGCAGGCCCGGTTCACGTTCGACCCGATCCGGCAGATCGCCGAGCGGGCTCCGGCGCTGAAGGGGAACGTCCGGGCGTTCACGAAGAAGATCACGCACCCGGCGTCCGGCTCGTACTTCACGGTGGTCAGCAGTGTCGCTGAGGCGATGCACGGCGCGAACGTTCACGGCGGGATCATCGACGAGCTGCACGTCCACAGGTCGCCGGACCTGGTGGAGACGATCGAGACCGGGACCGGCTCTCGCCGGCAGCCGCTCGTGGCGACGATCACCACGGCGGACGACGGCAAGCAAGAGTCGATCTACGACCGGAAGCGGCAGTACGTCGAGCAGCTGGCGCGCCGGGTGCTCACCGACCCGGACACCTACGGGGTGATCTGGGGCGCGGACGAGAGCGACGATCCGTTCGCGGAGGCCACGTGGCGGAAGGCGAACCCCGGCTACGGGGTGTCACCGTCGGCGGCGTACCTGCGGGGCGCGGCGGCCGAGGCGCGGCAGTCGCCTGCGGACCTGGCGAAGTTCCTGCGCCTGCACCTGGGGCTCCGTACGAAGCAGAGCACCAGGTACCTGCGGATGGAGGACTGGGACGCGAACGCGGGGCTGGTCGACGAGGCGGCGCTCGCCGGGCGCGAGGCGTGGGGCGGACTCGACCTGGCCAGCACCAGCGACCTGTGCGCGCTGTGCTGGCTGTTCTCGGACGACGAGACCGGCACGGTGGATGCGCTGTGGCGGTTCTGGACGCCGGAGGCGAACCTCAAGTCGCTGGACAAGCGGACCGCGGGCGCCGCGTCGCGGTGGGTGCGCGAAGGCTACCTGGTTGCCACGCCGGGGAACGTCGCTGACTACGACTTCATCCGGGAGCAGATCCGCCGGGACCGGGATGCGTTCCGGGTCCGGTCGATCGGATACGACCCGTGGAACGCGTCGCAGCTGACGAACGACCTCGTCTCCGAGCGGGCCCCCATGGTCAAGGTGAGGCAAGGCTTCCTGACCATGTCGCCTGCGATGAAGGCGATTCAGCGGCTCGTGCTGCAGGGCACCCCGGAGTCGCCGGCGCTCAGGCACGGCGGGCACCCGGTGGTGCGGTGGTGCGTCGACAACCTGGCGGTGGCGATGGACCCGGCGGGGAACGTGAAGCCGGACAAGGCGAGCAGCGGCGACAAGATCGACGGAGTGTCGGCGTTGGCGACGGCGATGTCCGAGGTGCTCGCGCGGCCGCCGCGGCGGAAGTCGAAGTACACGGACGACGAAGAGATCATGGTCGTGTGA
- a CDS encoding phage major capsid protein translates to MPSKTMQDWIDEAKHWAMEARKVAAKCEQEDRDFTAEEAGQLREYMAKATAAKAEIEKLKGNEELRRSLMELGDDIALNAKTDDDGKRRTASGFELPSRGKSIGQQFIESAEYKSLLATAPNGQFGAKQRVQSGLAGFKALVTGASDTSGGAFVVPDQLGLQVGLDAFQRPLRLRQLVTQGTTTSDSVEYVRMTSFTNNAAPVAEATTADAPTAPGTAGALVQPAGGGYKPESALAAVKVQAPVRTIAHWMPITKRAVSDAAQVVTLIDAFLRYGLEEELEDQMVQGDGTGENFEGIANVSGVQAQAFDTNLLTTLRKAKTKVRTVGRSNPNGVLMHPTDLETLDLTQDLEGRFYFGGPASVGSAQTVWNMPIVETESVPVGTAYVGDFRKAILWDREQATIQMTDSHLDFFVRNLVVILAEMRAAFGVIQPNAFVEVDLAA, encoded by the coding sequence ATGCCCAGCAAGACCATGCAGGACTGGATCGACGAGGCGAAGCACTGGGCGATGGAGGCCCGGAAGGTCGCCGCGAAGTGCGAGCAGGAGGACCGCGACTTCACCGCCGAGGAAGCCGGCCAGCTCCGCGAGTACATGGCCAAGGCCACCGCGGCGAAGGCCGAGATCGAGAAGCTCAAGGGCAACGAGGAGCTGCGCCGCTCCCTGATGGAGCTCGGCGACGACATCGCCCTGAACGCGAAGACGGACGACGACGGCAAGCGGCGGACGGCGTCGGGGTTCGAGCTGCCGTCCCGGGGCAAGTCGATCGGTCAGCAGTTCATCGAGAGCGCCGAGTACAAGTCCCTCCTGGCCACCGCGCCGAACGGTCAGTTCGGGGCGAAGCAGCGCGTGCAGTCGGGCCTGGCCGGGTTCAAGGCGCTGGTGACCGGCGCGTCCGACACGTCCGGTGGCGCGTTCGTCGTGCCGGACCAGCTCGGCCTGCAGGTCGGCCTGGACGCCTTCCAGCGGCCCCTGCGTCTGCGGCAGCTCGTCACGCAGGGAACGACCACGTCCGACAGCGTCGAGTACGTCCGCATGACGTCGTTCACGAACAACGCGGCGCCGGTCGCCGAGGCGACGACCGCAGACGCCCCGACCGCTCCGGGCACCGCCGGCGCCCTGGTGCAGCCCGCCGGCGGCGGCTACAAGCCGGAGTCGGCGCTCGCCGCGGTCAAGGTCCAGGCGCCCGTGCGGACGATCGCGCACTGGATGCCGATCACCAAGCGCGCGGTGTCCGACGCCGCGCAGGTCGTGACCCTGATCGACGCGTTCCTCCGCTACGGCCTGGAGGAGGAGCTCGAAGACCAGATGGTCCAGGGCGACGGGACCGGCGAGAACTTCGAGGGCATCGCCAACGTCAGCGGCGTGCAGGCGCAGGCGTTCGACACGAACCTGCTCACCACGCTCCGCAAGGCCAAGACGAAGGTCCGCACCGTCGGCCGGTCCAACCCCAACGGCGTGCTGATGCACCCGACCGACCTGGAGACCCTGGACCTCACCCAGGACCTGGAGGGCCGGTTCTACTTCGGTGGCCCGGCAAGCGTCGGCTCCGCGCAGACGGTGTGGAACATGCCGATCGTCGAGACCGAGTCCGTGCCGGTCGGCACCGCCTACGTCGGTGACTTCCGCAAGGCGATCCTGTGGGACCGCGAGCAGGCCACCATCCAGATGACCGACTCCCACCTGGACTTCTTCGTGCGGAACCTCGTCGTCATCCTGGCGGAGATGCGCGCCGCGTTCGGTGTGATCCAGCCGAACGCGTTCGTCGAGGTCGACCTCGCCGCCTGA
- a CDS encoding HNH endonuclease — protein sequence MPTTPPTRCTDPECHHLATTRGRCDTHQPTPWRGRDDKAARYGISSGRWRTLKRRVTDRDNGCCYICGAEQPNPDAYNEDDPATWPHELDHVIPISEGGAATSLDNLGLACATCHAEKSKAEAARANVRRRRAR from the coding sequence ATGCCCACCACCCCACCCACCCGCTGCACCGACCCCGAATGCCACCACCTCGCCACCACACGCGGCCGCTGCGACACCCACCAACCCACCCCCTGGCGGGGGCGCGACGACAAGGCCGCCCGGTACGGCATCAGCTCCGGCCGCTGGCGCACCCTCAAGCGCCGAGTCACCGACCGAGACAACGGCTGCTGCTACATCTGCGGCGCCGAGCAGCCCAACCCCGACGCGTACAACGAGGACGACCCGGCCACCTGGCCACACGAACTCGACCACGTCATCCCCATCAGCGAAGGCGGAGCGGCAACCTCCCTCGACAACCTCGGCCTCGCCTGCGCGACCTGCCACGCCGAGAAGAGCAAGGCCGAAGCCGCACGCGCCAACGTCAGACGCCGTCGCGCCCGCTGA